ACTTCACAAGAAATGTTTTGGCAAGCAATTTTAGAAATGTCATTTTGTAAAATCTTCAATCAATCAAATCATCACCTCATGGTAACAATAGCACAGAAAGCAAAGGGGAGGAAAAAGCCCTTTAAAAACACACAAAAGAAACCAGGCAGAGTTTCCTAAGGAAAGAACTTTTAAGTTACAAATCCCAGTTTTCGACATGCAACAAAACAACAAAACCAAATGAAAGTATATATACGATGCATTCATCCACACAATGAAGCTACCACGGTCAACTGCATATTTACCAAAGACTAAAATCAGGATCCTATATGTTAACCATGACAAGAAACCTATAATTCCTTTCCAAGTACAAATCATTGACAAAAGTGCAGCAGCATCACTGCATTATACGGTCTGCCTTTCCCATTTACCCCCAGCTTCCAACACAGAGATCCACATAATTCACTCCCTTGAAGAATATTGCTAAGCATGCACTTGTGCTACACAAATGAAACTTTCAATCAATGCACATTTCAAATTGTTCCATTTACCAACATAAATTTTATCCTAAGTTAAAGTctccaaaattcacaaattttcagGGGGAAAAAGAACATATATGAAACAGTACCTAAATGTCAACTaaaacaatttcatatcaatgagaataacataaaaaaatagccTCAGAATATGAAGAAACAAACCTGCAACAATCTCAAGTCGAACTTAGGGAGACCAATATGAGCCACGGTAAGCGAACCAAAAAAGTTTCCCACCAAAGCAGCATCGGGAACAACCAACCCATGGACCAATCCGCCGACAAACCCACCCAAAAAACTATCTCCGGCACCTGTTGGATCAATCTGGTTTGCCCCAAAAGGCGCAATTTTCATCTCCCCATCTTTCCAATAAACTTCACATCCATCTTTCCCATGGGTTACCACCACACAACACCATTGCCTCACTTCCTCAACCTCCATAAACAGTGCCTCGTCCGAAGAGGCCTTCAAAAACTTTAATCGCGGTAACAAATGGTAAAACCCACTCTCTTTTAACCGCACAAGCTTTACCGTCCCGTTTTCGTGGAAAGAACGGATCAAAGCTTGGATATCAACGAAAACGGCGTCGCATATCTCCACCATTCTTTCCAGCGTTTCCGGTAATATCTCCCCGCCAACCCCAACCGCCATTCCGAAATCGAACTTTCTATCGGGTAGATCCGATGGATTAATCGGATCGCAGACTTCGACCCGTTTCAAGACCCGGTCCTGATGAGCATTTTCGCTATAACCCTGGTCGAAATAGGCGTGGAAGACGGTGGTTTTGGAAGTGGGGACGACGATGGGGTCGTGGTTAACAGGGTATTTAAAATCGACCCCAACTTTAGAGGTTAAATGGAAAGAAACGGAAAGGCCGGTAAGGACGTTGGAGATGAAAGAGGCTGCTCCACCAAGGGTTTCGGCTACGACGGCGCCGCCTTGGAGAAGGACATCGTGGCAGTAGTTACCGACAATGAGAACGCTTTGAATTGGGGTGTTTGGGGTTTGAGGTATGGTGGTTACCATGGTGGAAAGAAggtgaaaaagaaaaggagggagCTTTGTTGTGGTGAGTTCTGGTCTGAGATCATGGAAGATGAAAAGGAAAACAATGGAGAAAGGTTTTAAGAATTGAGGGAATCCattgaagagagagagagagatttagAAAGGAAGACAAAACAAAAATCTAGGTGTCAAGAAGGGGAGGACGCGCGCCAGATACTGGTTTATTTGaggcttatttatatatataggtaGCAAAAAGGCCAAAAACTACACACCAATTAATAGAAGAAAACAAGGGTTATTTCACATTTCGTCTTTAAACTATCATTTCAACTTTAAATTCATCCTTCAATTCCAAAAACTCTTCAACGCATCCGTTTTGTATAATCAAGTCTCTTTCTCAGTGAAT
This window of the Gossypium hirsutum isolate 1008001.06 chromosome A09, Gossypium_hirsutum_v2.1, whole genome shotgun sequence genome carries:
- the LOC107889058 gene encoding inositol 3-kinase, whose translation is MVTTIPQTPNTPIQSVLIVGNYCHDVLLQGGAVVAETLGGAASFISNVLTGLSVSFHLTSKVGVDFKYPVNHDPIVVPTSKTTVFHAYFDQGYSENAHQDRVLKRVEVCDPINPSDLPDRKFDFGMAVGVGGEILPETLERMVEICDAVFVDIQALIRSFHENGTVKLVRLKESGFYHLLPRLKFLKASSDEALFMEVEEVRQWCCVVVTHGKDGCEVYWKDGEMKIAPFGANQIDPTGAGDSFLGGFVGGLVHGLVVPDAALVGNFFGSLTVAHIGLPKFDLRLLQRIKEEVQTRKVQGTCWLERRDDEVSFTKPAGHDEFHASLSSSKLVSAECQRDLPRSPGSVEQVIRPQYKGQQKFLLNSVYDKSN